GGGGATGTACCGCATCAACATGAAGCTGCCGGAGGTGCTGCAGTACAACCTGGACATGGCGCGTGAGCGCGTCCTGGCCCGCGAGATGTTCGACGGCATCTTCTATGACTGCTGGAGCCCCGACGACTGGCTCTGTCCGCGCACGGCGCAGTTGCGCGACGGTAAGGCAGTCGTGATGCTCAATGCCTGGAACCTACCCACCCGGGGCTTTGCCGACCTCAACGGCGTGCTGTCCGAGGACGAACTCAACCGCGTCGTCGCCGGCAAGGTGGACTTCGACGACTTCATGCGCCGCTATCTGCGCTGGTGCCGCGAGAGTCGCAAGCCGGTCGTCACGATGATCGTCTGCCATCCCGAAGGCATTGACGACGATCCGTGGCGCTGGAGCAAGTTGCCCCGGGCCGAGCGCCAGCAGATCGGCGAGAGGATGCGCACCGACGAGCAGACCATGCGCTTCGGCCTGACGGCCACGCTGATGGGCGACGGCTACTTCGGCTACGACCTCGGCACGATGGGTCGGGGGAACTGGTGGTGGTACAAGGAGTACGACGCCCCGCTGGGCAGCCCCAGGGGCGACTGCCGCCGCGATGCGGACGGGACCTATCAGCGCGAGTTCGACGGTGGCACGGTGGTCACCAACGGCTCCCCCTACGACGCCGTGGTGCGCCTGCCGGGGCAGCGGCGGGACATGAGCACCGGCCGCGTCAGCACTACCTTCACCATCCCGATGTATGACGGGCGCATCTTCCTGCCCACGCAGGAGCCCGAGACCACGACACCCGACGTCGCGCCGCGCCTGACCGCCTCGCCCCCGACACAGCTCCGGCTGGCCCGCCTGCCTGGCGACAACATCGTCGTCCAAACGCCGCAGTCCCTCGACCTGCGGTTCGACGGCCGCGGGGAGCTGCGCAAGATCATGTGGCGAGGGCAGACCATCATGACGGGCGGCTTCCCGGTCGTCGCTACTCCCCCCTTCCGCCTCTTCGCGGTCCAGCAAGTGACCGCCGAGAGCCCTGAGCCGACGCCGGGCGGACCGGTGAAGCTGCTGTACCGTGGGAGCTTCGTCTCCGAGGAGCAGCGCGCGGACTTCGTGGAGACCGTCACGGTCCAGCCGGACGGGCGCTTTACGCTGCGCTTCGACAGCACCGCCGCCTCGGACCTGAACATCCGCATGTGGCGCCACTACTTCGCCTTCCCGACACGCCTCTACGCCGGGGCGACGGCGGAAGCGGACGGGAAGAGCCTCGTGCTCCCGGAGGCGCTGGGGCAGGACCAACTGCTCCCCCCCACCAAGCGCTTCGTGCTCAAGGGCCAGGCGGCGACGATCGCCGTGGACAGCGCGCTTCCCCTGACTCTCGTGGACCACCGCAAGTACGGCACCGACGAGTACCTGCTGGCAGGCTATCCTGTCGGCGGGACTGTGAAGCAGGGCGCGCAGTGGTCGGTGGAGATGACGGTCGCTATCGCCGATGTGAAGTAGCTCTGCTCAGGCCGAAAGGGAGCGCACATGACTAGCACCTGGAGATGGCTGGCCGTCGTCCTCGGGCTCATGAGCGTGGGGGGCGCATGCGTGGGTCAGGACGCGGAGGCCGGCAGCTCCTACGTGCTTGACCGCGACGCCCCGCACGTCCCGCAACAGTGCCTGCGCCCGGCCGGGCCCGTGCCGTGGGCCCAGGCGATGGCCTGTGGGGACTTCACCGGCGACGGCCGACCGGATGTTATCGTGCCCACCCCCGTCTTCACCCCGAACGCAATGCCACTGCAGTTCTACGTCGGCCAGCCCGACGGCACCTACAGGCTGGATCAGTCCTGCTTCGCCGACGCTATCCCCGGCACCGTCCATGCGGCCAAGGCCATCGTGGGCGACTACAACGAAGATGGCGCGCCGGATGTATTGGTTGCCGATCACGGCTACGACCAGCCGCCCTTTCCGGGCGGCATGCCTGTGCTCTTGCTGTCGGGGCCGCCCGGCAAGCTACACCAGGCCCCCCTGCCGGCTGACATGAATGCACCCAACCACGGCGGGGCGTCGGCAGACATCAACGGCGACGGGCATCTCGACCTGTTCCTGACGCGCGTGGGCACGTTCTACATGGGTGACGGGCAGGGGCAGTTCACCCGGGACGCCTCCCGGGCGCCGGACGACCTCGCCCAGGCCACCTTCACCTGCGAGGTGCGGGACGTGGACGAGGACGGCTATGTGGACCTGCTACTCGCCGGACACGAGCACCAGGGCCGCCGCTGCAGCATCCTGTGGGGCACTGCCGAGGGCGTCTTCTCCCACGACAACGAGACGCTGCTGCCGGCGCGGGACGGCTACGGCGTCGTCCTAGACATTGATGCCGAGGACCTCGACGGCGACGGCCGCCGCGACCTCATCCTCACCCGCACCGGCTCGGATCTTTTCTACCAGGGCTATTGCCTGCAGCTTCTGCACACCAACGAGGACTGGTCCTTTGCCGACGAGACGGACCGGCGGCTGGCTTCGGGTACCGACCCGCAGGGCCAGTGGATCGCCAGGGTGCGGCTGGTGGACCGTGACGGCAATGGGGCGCCGGACATCGTCGTGGATGACGCCAAGCGCGACCTGGCCTGGATGAACGACGGCAACGGGTACTTCTGGCGACGCCAGTGATGCGCCCCCTCGCTTCCGGCGCCCAAATGCTGTAGAATATGTCCGTTCCGTTCGGGCGCCACGACCGTGGCGCCTGTAGCACTTCCTGGAGAACTCCCATGTCTGACATCCGCGTTCGCTTCGCCCCGTCGCCGACAGGCTTCATGCACATCGGCAATGTCCACACCGCGCTGTTTGACTACCTGTTCGCTCGCCATGTGGGCGGGAAGTTCATCCTGCGCATCGAGGATACCGACGAGTTGCGCTCCACCGACGCCGCGCTGGATGTCATCTACGGCGGCCTGAAGTGGCTGGGCATGGACTGGGACGAGGGGCCGGACGTGGGCGGGCCGCACGCCCCCTATGTGCAGTCCGAGCGCCTGGACATCTACCGCCAGTACCTCGACCAGCTCCTGGCTGAGGGCAAGGCCTACAAGTGCTACTGCACCCGCGAGGACCTCGAGGAGCAGCGCCGGATCCAGCAGGCCCGCAGCCTCCCGCCGCGCTACGACGGCCGCTGCCGCACGGCGGAACACCGCCCCGGCGCGGAGTACTGCATCCGCCTGAAGATGCGCGAGGTCGGCTCCACGGTGGTCAATGACCTGATCCAGGGCGACGTCACCTACGAGAATGCGCTGGCGGGCGACCCGGTCATCTGCAAGACCTCCGGCTTCCCGACCTACCACTTCGCGGTCGTCGTGGATGACTACCTGATGCAGATCAGTCACGTGATCCGCGCCGTGGAGCATCTGCCCAACACGCAGATCCACATGCAGCTCCAGGACGCCCTGGGCTTCCCGCGGCCGGTGTATGCCCACCTGCCCATCATCCTGGGCACGGACCGCACCAAGCTCTCCAAGCGCCACGGTTCGGTCAGCGTCGTCGAGTACCAGGAGCAGGGCTACCTGCCTGAGGCGTTGTTCAACTTCCTCGCGCTGCTCGGCTGGTCGCCGGGCAGCGAGGAGGAAGTCCTGCCGCGCGAGGAAATCATCAAGCGCTTCAGCCTGGAGGCGTGCAGCAAGTCGCCGGCCGTCTTCGACATCGAGAAGGCCGAGTGGATGAATGGCGAGTACATCAAGGCCATGGCGGGCGAGGCGCTGGCCCACCGCGTGCTGCCGCTGCTCGTCGAGGACGAGTTGTTCGAGGCCGACCCTGAGGCCGAGCGCTGGGACTGGCTGGTGCGGGTCGTGGACCTGATGAAGGAGCGCGCCCGCGTGCTGACCACCTTCACCACCTGGGCCCGCTACTTCTTCACCGATGAGTACGAGTACGAGGATCGGGCGAAGGAGAAGTGGCTCACCCGCGAGGACACGCCCGTGAAGCTCGCGCTGCTAGCCGAGCGGCTGGGCGCCCTCCCCGAGTGGACACCCGAGGCCATTGAGGCCGTGGTGCGCCGCGCTGCTGACGAGCAGAACCTGAAGGCCGCCGAGATGATCCACCCGCTGCGCGCCGCCGTCACCGGCACGACCATCGGCCCGAGCCTGTTCCAGCTGCTGGAGCTGCTGCCGCCGGCCACGGTCGTGGGGCGGCTGCAGAAGACGGCGGAGCTGTGCCGCAGCGGGGCGTTCGCGTAGGGGTCCCGCCCTGCCGCACCTAAGCCAGGTCAGTAGGGCGGGCGGCCTCGCCCGCCCGTGGCTGGCTTGCGCGGGCGAGGCCGCCCGCGCTACTAGGGGAGGTGGCCAGTTACGGGACACCAAACGAGGTTCGGCCCACTCCGATGCGCGGGGAAGGTATGCCATGTTCCGTCCACTGAGCGCCTGTCTGGCGGTACTCGTCCTCATGGGAGTGATGCCGGTGCAGGCGCAGCAGACGGCGTACACGGGCCTCGTATGCCGGGGTGTGGAGGAGTCCGGCCGGCTGATCATCGGCCAGCCGGGCTTCGGCCCCCACCTCATCAGCATCTTCGCCACCGGGCCCAACCCGCTCTCGGCCTCCCAGACCATCACCCAGCATGTCGCCTGGGTGACGGACCCGCTGCACTCTTACGTCCCCGACGGCTTCGGCGCCATGTGCATCTGGGCCCATCCGGACGGCCAGAAGCCCGAGACGCTGCTGGCCCTGCCTGGGCTCAGCGGCTTTGAGCTGAACTACGCCGGCTGGGGCGCCAGGTATGACGCGCTGGCCGATGGGGTCTGGCGGGCCTGCGTGGCCGCCCAGCGCCCTTTCCTGTGGGGCTACGCGGCCGACGACACCCATGCCAGCGGCGCGAAGGGGCTCTCCTGGTTCGCCGCCCGCCTCCCCGAGCGCACCGAGAAGGCACTCAAGCACGCCCTGCGCACGGGCGCGTTCTATGTCAGCAACGGCCCCACCATCGCCAACATCACCGGCACCAATGACAGCCTGACCATCGCGCTCGACCAGCCGGGCGATGTCTGCTGGCTGCGCGACGGCCAGTTCCTCGCCGCGGACAAGGACGAGCCCATCCCCGTGCAAGTCGCCGCCGAGGCGGGCACGAACCGTTGCCTGCAGATGGACCGAGGCGTCACCACCTCGACCCTCACGCTGGGCAAGCTGCCCGTGCCGAGGGCCCAGCTGCAGTTCGTCCGGGCCGTCGTCGGCATGCAGCCGACCAAGATGGCGCAGACGCAGCCCTTCCGCCTCCTCCCCGACGGCCAGATCGCCAACCCCTATCCCGCCGCCGGCGCATGGGTGCGCGGCCAGACGCACAACCACAGCGACACGCCGCCATGGTCGAACGTCGGGCTGCAGCGCTTCCGTCTGGGCTACCAGGAGAAGGGCGAGGCGGCGAGCTTCTGCACCGACTACAGCTACTGGGAGTCGCCGTACCAGTGGGCGCCGGAGGACGGGACGCCGCAAGTGCTAGCGGTGCAGCCGAGCCGCCTCGCTGCCGGGGCGTCGCAGCCCGTGACGATCACCGGGTTGAACTTCGGCGAGGCGCCGCGCGTCCAGTTCGGCGCCCAGGCGGCACAGGTGCTGGAACATGCCCCCAACCGCCTCCGCGTGGCTCTCCCCGGGGGCCTGGCGCCCGGCGCGTACGATGTCGTCGTGGACAACGAGCGCTTCCGGGGCGCGCTGACCCTGGGCTTCGCGGTCCAGAAACCGGATGCCGACACCAGGGGCTGGACCAGCGTGACCTCCGCGGATGGCCTATGCTATGACCGCTGTGTCGCGATCGCCTGCCGGGGGAGCGAAGTCTGGGTGGGCACGATGAACGGGCTGGGGATGCTGCGCGATGGCCAGTGGCGCACCGTGACGACGGAGATGGGCGCTCGCTCGGTCTATGCCATGGCGGCCGACCCGGACGGCTCGGTGTGGGTGGCGACTGAGCGCGGCCTGGCGCACTGCGACGTGACCGGCGCCTGGAAGGCCGAGACCGTCGGGCAAGTGGAGAAAGTGGACAAGAACCGCGCCACCGAGCGCTGGGGCCGCATGCTCTTCGACGGCCAGGGCGCGCTCTGGACGATCAACCGCTGGAGCGCGGGCCTGGGCGTCCGGCGCGACGGCCAGTGGCAACGCCTCACCGCCGCGGCCGATGGCATCCCCACGAACGCCCCGAACACCATTGCCCGCGACAAGTCGGGGACGGTGTGGCTGGGGTACGGCGGCCTGGCGCGGCTGGTGAACGGCACGTGGGAGAAGCTGGCCATCCCGGCGGAGGCCGGCGGCACGACCGTCGCCGCCCTGGCGCCCCTGGCCGATGGCGCGATGCTCGCGGCCATCAACTCTGACCCGGACAAGGGCGCGCTGGTCGTCTTCCGGGACGGCAAGGGGGAAGTCATGCCCCTGAGCCAGACCCGCCTCCCCTCCCCGCGCGTGCGCGATGCGTTGGCCGCGCGCAGCGGTGACATCTGGATCGCCACGGACTACGGCGTCACCCGGTGGGACGGGCGCGGCCAGTGGCGGCACTACGACACGTTGAACAGCGGCCTGGGCTGCAACATCGTCCTGGGCCTGGCCGAGGACGACCAAGGGCGCATCTGGATGGCCACGGCCCGCGGCGTGAGTTCGTTCGCACCGTAAGGGGTCGTCCCCTACAGTTCCTCGAACCGCGGGATCTCCACGTAACGTCCCTCGTCCAGCGAGACGCGGGTCGCAACGCCGATGGCGGCACTCTCGTAGCCGGCCTGCAGGTTGCACAGCGGCTCGCGTCCCTCCTGGCACGCCGCCGCGAAGTCCGCCAACAGCGCCGGGTCGGCTCCCCCATGGCCGGTGTCGCGCGTCGGTCGCTCGCGCCGCTGGTCGCGGTTGCCGTAGCGGCGCGTCACCTCGATGTACGCCACGCCCGTGTCGTGGTTGGCCTCGACATCGAGCTGCGCCTGCGACCCAAACAGCGTCATGTGCATCCCGTAGTACGGCGCGAAGTGGATCTCGTGGTAGCTGC
The bacterium genome window above contains:
- a CDS encoding putative glycoside hydrolase family 15 protein, which translates into the protein MATDRLACLALVLVCGLGHARDLSGLNPPFPRIGNCYGAGLGWRTWEQGAEYWSKLDLFVGGGYDLHYDWDNPRWDKTLQTLAANIQRLRQTNPNALVLPYVDVIEGVENPATPAHWWDLNAQGQRWSGWPGMYRINMKLPEVLQYNLDMARERVLAREMFDGIFYDCWSPDDWLCPRTAQLRDGKAVVMLNAWNLPTRGFADLNGVLSEDELNRVVAGKVDFDDFMRRYLRWCRESRKPVVTMIVCHPEGIDDDPWRWSKLPRAERQQIGERMRTDEQTMRFGLTATLMGDGYFGYDLGTMGRGNWWWYKEYDAPLGSPRGDCRRDADGTYQREFDGGTVVTNGSPYDAVVRLPGQRRDMSTGRVSTTFTIPMYDGRIFLPTQEPETTTPDVAPRLTASPPTQLRLARLPGDNIVVQTPQSLDLRFDGRGELRKIMWRGQTIMTGGFPVVATPPFRLFAVQQVTAESPEPTPGGPVKLLYRGSFVSEEQRADFVETVTVQPDGRFTLRFDSTAASDLNIRMWRHYFAFPTRLYAGATAEADGKSLVLPEALGQDQLLPPTKRFVLKGQAATIAVDSALPLTLVDHRKYGTDEYLLAGYPVGGTVKQGAQWSVEMTVAIADVK
- the gltX gene encoding glutamate--tRNA ligase: MSDIRVRFAPSPTGFMHIGNVHTALFDYLFARHVGGKFILRIEDTDELRSTDAALDVIYGGLKWLGMDWDEGPDVGGPHAPYVQSERLDIYRQYLDQLLAEGKAYKCYCTREDLEEQRRIQQARSLPPRYDGRCRTAEHRPGAEYCIRLKMREVGSTVVNDLIQGDVTYENALAGDPVICKTSGFPTYHFAVVVDDYLMQISHVIRAVEHLPNTQIHMQLQDALGFPRPVYAHLPIILGTDRTKLSKRHGSVSVVEYQEQGYLPEALFNFLALLGWSPGSEEEVLPREEIIKRFSLEACSKSPAVFDIEKAEWMNGEYIKAMAGEALAHRVLPLLVEDELFEADPEAERWDWLVRVVDLMKERARVLTTFTTWARYFFTDEYEYEDRAKEKWLTREDTPVKLALLAERLGALPEWTPEAIEAVVRRAADEQNLKAAEMIHPLRAAVTGTTIGPSLFQLLELLPPATVVGRLQKTAELCRSGAFA
- a CDS encoding IPT/TIG domain-containing protein, with translation MFRPLSACLAVLVLMGVMPVQAQQTAYTGLVCRGVEESGRLIIGQPGFGPHLISIFATGPNPLSASQTITQHVAWVTDPLHSYVPDGFGAMCIWAHPDGQKPETLLALPGLSGFELNYAGWGARYDALADGVWRACVAAQRPFLWGYAADDTHASGAKGLSWFAARLPERTEKALKHALRTGAFYVSNGPTIANITGTNDSLTIALDQPGDVCWLRDGQFLAADKDEPIPVQVAAEAGTNRCLQMDRGVTTSTLTLGKLPVPRAQLQFVRAVVGMQPTKMAQTQPFRLLPDGQIANPYPAAGAWVRGQTHNHSDTPPWSNVGLQRFRLGYQEKGEAASFCTDYSYWESPYQWAPEDGTPQVLAVQPSRLAAGASQPVTITGLNFGEAPRVQFGAQAAQVLEHAPNRLRVALPGGLAPGAYDVVVDNERFRGALTLGFAVQKPDADTRGWTSVTSADGLCYDRCVAIACRGSEVWVGTMNGLGMLRDGQWRTVTTEMGARSVYAMAADPDGSVWVATERGLAHCDVTGAWKAETVGQVEKVDKNRATERWGRMLFDGQGALWTINRWSAGLGVRRDGQWQRLTAAADGIPTNAPNTIARDKSGTVWLGYGGLARLVNGTWEKLAIPAEAGGTTVAALAPLADGAMLAAINSDPDKGALVVFRDGKGEVMPLSQTRLPSPRVRDALAARSGDIWIATDYGVTRWDGRGQWRHYDTLNSGLGCNIVLGLAEDDQGRIWMATARGVSSFAP
- a CDS encoding VCBS repeat-containing protein, with amino-acid sequence MTSTWRWLAVVLGLMSVGGACVGQDAEAGSSYVLDRDAPHVPQQCLRPAGPVPWAQAMACGDFTGDGRPDVIVPTPVFTPNAMPLQFYVGQPDGTYRLDQSCFADAIPGTVHAAKAIVGDYNEDGAPDVLVADHGYDQPPFPGGMPVLLLSGPPGKLHQAPLPADMNAPNHGGASADINGDGHLDLFLTRVGTFYMGDGQGQFTRDASRAPDDLAQATFTCEVRDVDEDGYVDLLLAGHEHQGRRCSILWGTAEGVFSHDNETLLPARDGYGVVLDIDAEDLDGDGRRDLILTRTGSDLFYQGYCLQLLHTNEDWSFADETDRRLASGTDPQGQWIARVRLVDRDGNGAPDIVVDDAKRDLAWMNDGNGYFWRRQ